DNA from Aphis gossypii isolate Hap1 chromosome 3, ASM2018417v2, whole genome shotgun sequence:
TAAACGTGTATCTAAAGAAATCAATTCATCGAAgctctgtttttttttttttttttactgatgtCGAACGGCTTTACGGCTATGAATGTAAACACTAAAGAATTTCAACGACGTAGTTGGCTGCACGGGATCAGTTTGGttttgttgaatttaatattgttgagcgcataataatatgtactgtaCAGTATACGAAGAAGTTGCAGGTGTAACTACGCGACAAGAAAAGTGGGATTGCAGGAAACAAATCTGTTTTTTCTCTCCTCCGTAATATAACTTTAGAAatgtttaatcatattataaaggtGAAGGAAAaggaaaaacatttaatacagtTTGAGTACAACACAGAACAtcgtggttttatttttattttttacaaacacgTCACGTAActgtaaattcaatttatataattaaccgTTGAAAACCAAGttgcacatattttattttgtttttccttcattattttcattatgacGGTAACGGTGAATTAAttcgaaattatttattattgtgtagttTACAGAGCTTTCGCGACCGTTTTTCGTGTTACGAACTAGCtactattgtatatacattaaatattattttatactgggTGATTCTCTTtcggaattttaaatatacttaaacattatattttttatgaaatttaaaaaagtattattatgttgttatccAAGTTTCTTTTTTCAAAAGAGGATCATATTCACAGTtactgtgtatattattatgctgttAAAtagtttagaaattttaatgcgtttaaattgaaattttattgagtagtttttgatttattagtaGTCCGTACGTACTAAAGATCTTTaacaatgatttaataaaaccatgcgtattattatataatatgtggtttTCAGTAATATACCTTATTACGACTTTtagtattaaacttattttatgcgAACAAATCAACTTACATTAAATGCATATACTAATAACGTATTACTATAGAAATAGCaacgtatacatttatttagatttgttcatgttaaatttaaaaaaaatcatcggtACCAATCATTTACATTGGCTTATACGGCGATTATCACATCATCTATTTGGATAGTCAATACCCGGgaatagatacattttacttaaaatgtatacgctATACCCTATACCGTATTTACGTActttatatgttaattttataacgtattggttattttactttttattatttgagcttataaattaataatttaatgcatctttgtttgtttttttttttaattaatcactaTGTTTGATTTGTGGTTTAAatagtcaaaaaaatattaacatatacattacaagcagtatatttgtattttttattcacttgACTACTAACtgtcaacataaaatattaagagcCACCGCGATTAATGTAGCGTTAgcgaagaatattataaataaaacaatagaattcagattataatggaatttctcttgaaaattattgttatatttggttaatgtttttgattgtTGAAACATCTTGAAGCGGTGTATTACTTGGTACGTATTGAAACTCAAAGTACTGATGTAATACAATGAAATTGATTGGAAAGAGTAAGTGGTACGAATTTTGGATTGTTTAACGTGACCCCAAAACACTTACTCCGTAGATATAACCATACGTGTAGGTCTTGGCACGATTTGTACATAATAGTTTTCTAGGTACTGGCCACACAgagtttaatttaagtatactgAGTTTGAGGTGAACGCAATCCTTTGTTCAAGACTTTTGTTTATATCTATCGGATTTGACATCTGTGCACCTAGTTAATATCTTACCCAAAACGATTcttaacaattttcaattttctacgGTGCTAAGTAGTCATATTTGGCGATATGATAGGTTGATATTTAATGTCTTTGCGTATAGTAAAACGATATTGCatcaaatttatacttttatatatataatacataaaacaacTTAGACTCTATGAGAAAATCTCAACAACGGTTATTAAAATGGACAAGGCtggaaaatgaattaaaatacaaatcacGTTTgaacactattatattataatattgtcatgtaGTACGTCATAAGTCATTCACTGAAATTCGCTATCCTTCCACGTCcgtaaaatgttgaaaactgTAAAGATTAATTTCCCAAACGCAATTACCGAGGTCGATAGAAGATAAACGTAGAAAAAGACGACATACACACACGCTTGCgcgtttatatatgtattatatacacacacacaatatacaGTGACGACGGAGAACTGCGTCGGCAAACTTAATttcgtaaatttaaaaaagtataacgcGCCAACGGTGTATAATAATGGTGCGGAGAGGGGCACGGCGACTAAATTCGTACACGCTTACGAACGACAACAATGTCCATTGGCAACACAATCACGTAAAAAAACACCACATAAAAACGCGACTGCGAGTTTAGTAGACGCATCCCTCGGCTCTTTAACTCGATACCGATGCGTGCCGGTGACTATCATTGAGTAatgcaattatatataatactatatatatatatataatataatattattgttacggTATTCCGTAGCGTCACTcgtttatacttaaaacagtatttatatgtataacccGACCTATATGTACAGCGTATAGCAAGACGAAGGGTAGTAAGTGGGGTTCTGTACCTACATACATAACgcgaaatatataatattatgctgagCTCAgggtaaatacaaatatttattctccTCAGAATTTATTAGGCCAACAGCGTTCAACGAacttgtgtaatataattttacatgacATACATGATACGCGCTGAAAACAAGATGttcaatcatatattattataatgagtttaaagtatatatacctGGCTAGGAAAATCGACTACTTTACTATGATCTGTTTTCGATATgtctgtattaaaattgtattaagcagagcgattttttttcacttgtaattttatttccgttttttttttagtttttaaaatatattatatatctgtgtACACAAAcgttaaaattgaaatcttTGTCACGCATGTTCTCAGAAACACTCTTCGTTTATctcgatgttttttttttaagtctttaatttttctaagaatcgaaaaaagcaaataaatatttgtttttcaccCGTGCTatcaattattagttattattataatttgtatttttataattatatagtataatagtacaaaatattttcgttatttttgaTCATACTCTCGAAAGTTTATGATTTGTGGGTTTTCGGCCCAGaatgaaaatcaaatcaaatttgGGCCattcagcaaaaaaaaaagaaaaaaatttttaaaaaatgcttctattacatttaaaaaaaaaaacaacgctATGTTATGTTAATATGTCGGAAATATCatctataaatcaaattagaataccaaaaatattatttatccgtATGCGAAATGTTGTTATTGAGCAACCAAATTTGACATGGATGCATTTTATATGAGTAACAAACTACATGATAATAGCTAGTAATTAAAACAGCctctataatatgtttataaataactaattacgtAAACTAATGTgaactataaaaatgaatcataaCAGTACCAATTCGATCAATGAACAATAGCAATTTCTTCAAATGgactttttgaatattattacaaaaattattatattttaaacagttgTTATTTAGATAGTATTTCAGacttcacattttttattactaatttttctgtgataatattatacgaattgAATAGAaactaaagtattttaaacacgaattgttttcttttcttttttaatttgtttaatgaacagaaaattacatttcttaacttgttttttttattttcaacaaaaacacattaaaaccattaaaaaaagtaaataataagttttataatggattctttattaaaattaatcataaaaagttatatagcTTTGGTTTAACTGGGATTCAAAAAATGAGTAAATGTAAATGAGCAAATCTCGAGAGTTTTATCAGTTCGAACCACGGAATTTATTCaatagaaattcataaaatttatttctattatcaaACACATTCGTTGAATTGTTTTGTTacactgaaaataatatcaaagaaAGAACTAAACGGtaataaagaaaacaatatttatgaataatatacacaaaatatactacTGAATAGAACGCAATATTTCaacataatagttataaataaataaaatatgatatcatatattatttcatatcgtgtgtatattttattatataatatattatatacaatttcaatttcatagaaaataataatatatatatatatatatatttatatattatgaatgtgCACAggataatagattattattatgatataacttCTAAACTTCATATCCATTGGacattgtgtttttaaataaatagcgaATCACGGGTTATATTACGATAGTGTTCTTAGacgttttttcttttactaatTCATTATACCAGATAagaattacaatatttcacaaattatttttaattatttataaaaggtaactataaaaatatataagattatCAAGTCAGACCTgcaattattacctacttaaggTTAACGTAGTAGATATTACAGtcttaaatacttaaacacattttttttcattaaattaaaatataaaatgacttTCTACTTAATAgtggattaatttttaatcatattttttggttattataTGATCTAATTGAGTACTATTCACCTTTATAACAACACAATTGAGTAGAAACcgttaataaaattttccgtttttagtaaattttaaaatggctgtatcatactttaaaattaaatataaaatatgcctGCATGCGGTCCACCCTGGTCCTACAAATAACAttctaacatttatattattttataatgggaTTTCATCGATTCCGCCAGACCTTTTTATACTAGGGGATAAGGTATATCGATTCCGCCAGTATCGACTCCTCCAATACAGGTAGTCTAAAAACAACCTATCGATTCCGCCAGGGAAAAATAATCTTcccgaataaaaattatgtgaaatttattagactgattattaatttagttaaaataattagatgatttattttaaatatattatattgtatttattttattttgtatgtatatattatattaaatttattagactgattattaatttagttcaaataattagatgatttattttatgtatattatattgtatttattttattttgcatgtatattttatattaaatttattagactgattattaatttagttaaaataattagatgatttattttattttgtatgtatattttatattaaatttattagactgactattaatttagttcaaataattagatgatttattttatatatatgtattgtattgtattgtattgtattgtatttttatattgattattaatttagttcaaaaaattagatgatttattttatatatattaggtatattgtatttattttattttgtatataatataatatattatattggttattaatttaattttaatatttaaattaaatgtatttatatttaaattatcagtaattattgaattattttgtagatatattataataacaggaACAGGTTAACAGCTGTAGCAGATGcctgattaaaatttaaggtatAAATTGGTAGGTGGCGGAATCGATAGGTTGTTTTTTGACTACCTGTACTGGCGGAGTCGATACTGGCGGAATCGATGCTACATTGGCGGAATCGATGGGTCcccttttataatatatcaattttattgttctaattaatattgcttcaatattaaaaaaaaataaaggaataaattaactataataaataaaaacagattgcaaaattataatgttgtgtGTTAGTAAGACCACACATGTGAGTATAACATTCttaaaatatcgttatttcattaatatttaattgattatttttgtcctataaagaaaaataagtttaggcttttaaaatgtattagacCGCGTTTTCAATATACCGTAACTTACACTTAACCAAATTCTATGTTATGGGTCAAATATTAaggaaattatgaatttttctaTGATACAATTCTTAATAACGAATGAATTatgaactaattattaatataaaatgttatatacaacatatatattattatggttgtattaaaatatgtgtatactcgtatatattctgttttattataatatactacccaTTTTTTATTGGAAACTTTTGTGTACGCCTCGGGGCGGGGGCGGTCAAGCGAGTGTGATGAGTGAAATATATCCTCCTATTAcctttttccaatatttttaataatattaaaacacacatattattgatatttttttatacttaaaacttttatactactactactactactactattattattattactactaataataataatagccaaactttttttaatgttctaataaaatatgaataatatctgAGTACAATTgatgataacaaaattattataattattattattttttgattataaaaacaataaaggtAGATTTGTAGACATAATTAATACTGCTCTTAATTAAcgctaaaagaaaatattcgtataaaaataagtattaaattaccaatttaaacataatataacatttatatgatcaataataaactatataatgtataagatttttttctgattcCATTTAAAgcgataatatgtttaaaatttaaatttaaaactttaatatttattaattgtgtatttatcGTGTTGTTTTAAAGTTATCGCAATGGCTGTTCATTATGAGgtcgtaaaaatgtataggtaatgtcaggaataaaaattatttactaggttaggtacacattttacctataaattaacttttcagCTTATGTTTTCcgataataaactaataaataatcatttttaaattatatttttaatgatcagAGTGCAGATGTTAAGCCTATTcgtgacaaaatatttatttggccactataatattatacttataccattattattattatttttaatttaccgtTATGCGAATGTAATATACAACAGTTGACTAACTATTGAACGTTttgttaagaaaatatttagtttagtttGTAAACATAGCACGCGATACgtttaatttctaattgttTTCTTCTATAATAGAACAAACATCTTTTAACAACGCCATCTACGCACCTaaattgtagtatattattattattgttatacactcAATACGCATGCGTGTATCTCGCCCATTTTTCAAGGCGTGCGTCGTAGACAGAAAATAACTACCATAAAAAGGgagaatatatatactattatatgcaAACGATTGTCTAAAAATGTGCACTCGCTCGGTCGTGTGCGCTTGTTGTATAAAACTGAATTTGCCGCCGCCTTTGACAACGGTAATATTAATCTGCGGTTTGCCACATTTCTTTTTGTTCTGCTAACATCAGTCCGCCGgaggttttaattaattaaattaaaatccttTAATCTTTTACGTCGTTGCGTCGAGTGTACGTTCACCCACGTAATCGCGTGGACGCCACCGTGGCACGCCGCTGTGTTTACTAGGTATACGTTCGCGGATTACAGATAAACACTAGTGCGCGTTCATTATAACAACAGGGGTCGAGGTACATTATAGGCAACGATTATCACTCGATGATGGTCTTAAAAATGCTGTGAAAAGGCGTGTGCCGACATCACATCATCACGGCCCGTACACGCGTTCagggataatattataacggacACGCACGGAGTAGTGCGCCGTCCGACATTTCAATAGTTgtcgacatattattattatttaaaaaatgttacaaaaagtGATTTATTCGGTGGCAGGTCTGatcgaattaaaattttactcgGTGCAGTTAAATCGCATCACTAgtggtgtaatattattatctttttggCGTGTTCAATTGCGATCCGcactgtattaaaaaataaaaaaggaccCCCGTCACGAATGATTAATCCTACGTCATAACGTGATATTCAATAGTAttcgttgtaataatatatattttaaaaacaaattattcttCGTGTCATCACAATAATACACACGGACGTATTATAGGATCAACGATCCTTGCTCGTGCAATGATACTATAATCCGTGAAATCTTTTGTCGACGTTATGCGATCTCCTTGTACGCGTACCGGTCGTAGACGGCCTGATATTCGGTCCAGCCGTTCATCTTGAAGTTTTTCATCTCTGCCTCCTTAGACCGGTCTAGCGCCGGTTTGATCGCGGCCGACCCGATGACCGGGTAGTGTGAATCGTGTGGGTTGGTGTACGACCGCTGCTGAACTGTCGACAGATTTTCCATTAGGGCGACCACACGGTTTCGTTCGGCACGCGATACGTCTAATTGCCTTGCGTTTTCCAACTTGAACGtgcaatacctataatacggtGCGGTCACAGAGGATTAAACGCAGTTAAAATACTAGAATacattcatattatcatacagtGATGAAACTTTAGATTagctatacttataatattaagtattattatgggGTAGTACACACTTTTCCttctcttaatattttattttattattaaaattgagcATTAATTATCGTTTAGAaaggaaagaaaaaaattgataagtttttaaatataaaactttttttaaattcaaagtaccgtaaaactgaaaaaaaatatatattgaatattcacTATccattaattagtattaaaaataatgattatgttCTTACGAAAATAACattccaattaaataaattaacatcagTGTTAAGCTTatcataataagaaaattatagataaatcttttaaattttaaataataatatctttttgaataatatttttcctaaaaatataagtcatacaatgtatttatatatgcaATATTTGCAGTATGCATACCTACTACTTATTGAATCATAACATAGGTTAGGGTAGGTAAGGTTGTACTGTAAACATTATTCAACGCTCTCGATTTAACGTTTTGTTTATAATGCTTATAGatacttttgtttaaatagTACAAAAGATACAGATACAGATAcggattgtaaatatatattttaataaataataatacaaaaaaaatagtatttaacaataaaacgtGTATATGAGAATCACTGTAGTATCCTATTTGATGTTGttctataatgtaaattaggAGGtagataaaaaagttatataattaattcattttttttaatgcactaGTTTTTGCACGGCCGACTGTATAGCGAGATACgggaataactaaaataaatatttgattttttacaaatcatattaaaaaaaagtaataagtctagaagtgaaaaaaaaaatccattcaaatattgtataactgtACAATTGTTAAAGCTataggaataaaaataaatattgcactcaattgtacataaattaaaggTTATTCATGAaggatttttgaattttttttcagtattaaaTTGAACGCCCGGGACccgtataatttgtattgattaCGAGGTCCGTAGTAATAGATACATCGTATATTGTACTGTTGGTGAATAGAATTCACATAAAATGTTGTGCAGTCTTCCACAATATTCATACCACGTTTTCCAGCAAATATTATGTGCACGggagtttatttatttattttattttgtacctaaGGTTAGGTTTAACTCGAACGTTTTTAAATCCAAACGATTTCACAGCTAATGATTTTCGTTTGATCGtttctataatatgtgtacattaaaatttaagacacaattatatatacacacacataagtATATAAGACGTTACATTACATCGtgttttgtataggtacctaaataaaatggtTGTAGTGAGCGTtaaccatttaaaaacaatagaagTACGTAAGTATGTCTGGAATTAAGTTGGCAAACCACGATTTGTAGTCATTAGTCGTAAAATGATGTTACggtaacaattataatgtctaataatgtattgtgtaatatttaaataatccgtaaaattaagaaaaaactttattagcCTGCAGGACGACTGCTTGTAGGACGAAACGATGACGACGCGACGCTCGGGAATAACGCACTGGGACGAAAACTTAGGTGTTTCAAACGAATGTTTCCCATTAAGATTTGGCGGAGAATCACATAAATCACTGTCTCATTTAATaagcatttattatatcaccTTATCCCGAGGTCGGCCCTAACAAACGTTGTCAAAGTTAATCGCGATATTTATAccgtcgtattattattactactactactactactacttcCACCACCACCATGACTGCAACTACTGTTTATATAGGAAGTTGTGTTTAATCATTTCTCAGAGATGACATCGTCCTCTTCCTGCAGAACATGTGGTGATTACGATTTATAAACGtacgtatagtatattatatcgttgcgCTGCAGTGTTTCGTGTACAGTATATACACAGGACCTATGGTATTGGCCGCGCATCCCGAGTGACGTTCGAGTGATTTCATTCGACCGTGTGTAAAACACTAaaggattttaattaaattaattaaaaccacAGACGATCTGACTGTGCAGCGTAGTCGGGCCGACTGGTAAAACAATATCGTGCGCTCACGAAAGGCGTCGTAAGATATACACGATACAACAACGACGATGGTGGCGAGttcgttaataatatactgtcgtCGCTGTGGCAGCAGAGTGCTGTATcgcgataataatatgcacgtAAATACGCacctttcaattattttatacgttgtTTGATAacgagaatattaaataataaatttaaggtATTAATCATTGTTACGtcgacttaaaattaataactatgttCACGCGaaataaatatcatcaaaCGAAATTTAGTTCACATTAGAATACGACTAGAAacacgatatattatacaaacggtacctactacctattttattacgaCATTGATATTTTGTCGGTCATATATGTTGGCTGTATGATACTAATCGAATTTCGACATTTCCCAAAaacttaatatgataataatatttttgtatctgCCGATGTCGTGacgaattcaaatattatgattaaaatatgaactgCGTGGTCACCagtgagtattataatataacacaaatttGCATGGATCATTTTAACTGCATCTGTGACCTACACAcccttataattatgttagagTATGacctacaatatttaatcttaCGTTTGGTTAGATTGaggttaaatatgaattttacaataata
Protein-coding regions in this window:
- the LOC114119556 gene encoding uncharacterized protein LOC114119556 — encoded protein: MTNDSHVREFLDPGVQNTIPPDQINRLSYCLHPDGYINPYETPVALTEYQLKYCTFKLENARQLDVSRAERNRVVALMENLSTVQQRSYTNPHDSHYPVIGSAAIKPALDRSKEAEMKNFKMNGWTEYQAVYDRYAYKEIA